The following coding sequences lie in one Halomonas sp. 'Soap Lake #6' genomic window:
- a CDS encoding LysR substrate-binding domain-containing protein, which produces MNLETKWLEDFVALANTRSFSASAKQRHVTQPAFSRRIRALEQAIGVTLVDRTTTPIGLTSEGQLFLITARNLVEQLNESLGHLRGLSIANEALDIVAAHSLALSFYPPWISRLQKGLGELPTRLVAMNVGEAIHVLREGNCDLMLAYYDPFATMQLDAEIFPSFSIGKVKMLPVTLPDENGKPLFSLQRDSSIPYLAYTQGAFLGRSVRMLLKNDPLRMKLRTVYETAMAEGLKGMVLQGVGVAWIPDFCIREELKSGRLVRAADENWDIPLEIRLYRCSLVHKPGVERLWRQMMKLPRDFLQA; this is translated from the coding sequence GTGAATTTAGAAACAAAATGGCTAGAAGACTTTGTCGCATTGGCTAATACACGTAGCTTTTCTGCATCAGCGAAGCAACGGCATGTAACACAACCTGCCTTTAGCCGCCGGATCAGAGCGCTAGAGCAGGCTATTGGTGTAACGCTGGTCGACCGAACAACCACACCCATTGGCCTAACCTCTGAAGGCCAGCTGTTTTTGATTACTGCTCGTAACTTAGTCGAACAACTAAACGAGTCGCTAGGCCATCTTCGCGGTTTGTCGATTGCTAACGAAGCATTGGATATTGTAGCTGCCCACTCATTAGCGCTCAGTTTTTACCCGCCGTGGATATCACGGCTTCAAAAAGGGTTAGGGGAGCTGCCAACACGCTTAGTTGCCATGAATGTAGGGGAGGCTATTCATGTGCTGCGCGAGGGTAATTGTGATCTGATGCTGGCCTATTATGATCCCTTTGCCACTATGCAGTTGGATGCGGAAATTTTCCCTTCGTTTTCTATCGGTAAGGTAAAAATGTTGCCAGTGACGTTGCCTGATGAGAATGGTAAGCCACTTTTCTCGCTGCAGCGCGATAGCTCTATTCCTTATTTAGCCTATACCCAGGGGGCTTTTTTAGGCCGTAGCGTGCGAATGCTGCTTAAGAATGACCCGCTCCGTATGAAGCTACGCACTGTCTATGAAACCGCTATGGCAGAAGGTTTGAAGGGGATGGTCTTGCAGGGTGTGGGTGTGGCTTGGATCCCTGATTTCTGTATCCGGGAAGAACTAAAAAGTGGTCGACTAGTACGAGCTGCTGATGAAAATTGGGATATTCCTCTTGAAATCCGTCTCTACCGCTGCTCGCTCGTACACAAACCTGGGGTGGAACGACTGTGGCGGCAAATGATGAAACTACCACGAGATTTCTTACAGGCTTAA
- a CDS encoding fumarate hydratase, with product MTVIRQDDVIQSVADALQYISYYHPKDFIDAMAAAYEREENPAAKDAIAQILINSRMCATGHRPICQDTGIVTVFVHVGMNVTWDAELSLDDMINEGVRRAYQLPDNILRASVLADPDGKRANTKDNTPAIIHHSIVPGDKVDIHVAAKGGGSEAKSKFAMLNPSDSVVDWVMEQLPKMGAGWCPPGMLGIGIGGTAEKAMMIAKEALLDPIDIQDLQERGPSNRAEELRLELFDKVNKSGIGAQGLGGLTTVLDIKVKDYPTHAANKPVAIIPNCAATRHAHFTLDGSGPVALPAPKLEDWPEITREAGDNVKRVNLDTVTPEEVQTWQPGDTLLLNGKLLTGRDAAHKRMVDMIAKGEPLPVDMRGRFIYYVGPVDPVGDEVVGPAGPTTATRMDKFTRTMLEETGLLGMVGKAERGQAAIDAIRDNQAVYLMAVGGSAYLVAQAIKKSRVVGFEDLGMEAIYEFEVEDMPVTVAVDSLGTSVHQTGPAKWKEIIAQSA from the coding sequence ATGACCGTGATCCGCCAGGACGACGTGATACAAAGCGTTGCCGATGCTCTGCAGTACATCTCTTACTATCATCCGAAAGACTTCATTGATGCCATGGCGGCCGCTTACGAGCGAGAGGAAAACCCCGCAGCCAAAGATGCCATTGCACAAATTCTTATTAACTCGCGCATGTGTGCCACTGGGCACCGGCCTATTTGTCAAGATACTGGGATTGTGACAGTGTTCGTTCATGTGGGCATGAATGTCACATGGGATGCCGAGCTGAGCCTCGATGATATGATTAACGAAGGCGTACGCCGTGCATATCAGTTGCCGGATAACATACTGCGTGCTTCTGTGCTTGCTGATCCTGACGGTAAGCGAGCAAATACCAAAGACAACACGCCAGCGATTATTCACCACTCAATTGTTCCTGGCGATAAGGTTGATATTCACGTGGCCGCCAAGGGCGGTGGCAGTGAGGCAAAATCTAAGTTTGCGATGCTAAACCCATCCGACAGTGTCGTAGACTGGGTGATGGAGCAGTTGCCTAAAATGGGCGCAGGCTGGTGTCCGCCTGGTATGCTGGGAATTGGTATCGGTGGTACCGCCGAAAAGGCGATGATGATTGCCAAAGAAGCGCTACTCGACCCTATTGATATTCAAGATTTGCAGGAGCGTGGCCCTAGTAACCGTGCTGAAGAACTGCGCCTGGAGCTGTTCGATAAAGTGAATAAAAGCGGTATCGGCGCTCAAGGCTTAGGTGGTTTAACCACGGTGCTGGATATTAAGGTTAAAGACTATCCAACCCATGCGGCCAATAAGCCTGTGGCGATTATTCCCAACTGCGCCGCCACCCGTCATGCGCATTTCACGCTTGATGGTAGCGGCCCAGTGGCACTTCCTGCTCCCAAACTTGAAGACTGGCCAGAGATTACTCGAGAGGCAGGGGACAACGTTAAACGCGTAAATCTGGATACGGTAACGCCAGAAGAGGTTCAGACCTGGCAGCCGGGTGATACCCTTCTGTTAAACGGCAAGTTATTAACCGGCCGGGATGCAGCGCACAAGCGTATGGTAGATATGATCGCCAAAGGCGAGCCCCTGCCAGTCGATATGCGCGGTCGATTTATCTACTATGTAGGACCAGTAGACCCTGTTGGTGATGAAGTTGTTGGCCCTGCTGGCCCAACGACCGCAACGCGAATGGACAAATTTACGCGTACAATGCTGGAAGAGACTGGTTTGCTTGGTATGGTGGGTAAAGCTGAGCGCGGCCAGGCGGCTATTGACGCGATTCGTGACAACCAGGCTGTTTATCTGATGGCTGTCGGTGGTTCTGCGTATCTAGTGGCGCAAGCGATCAAGAAGTCTCGAGTTGTTGGCTTTGAAGACTTGGGTATGGAGGCTATCTATGAGTTTGAAGTTGAAGATATGCCGGTAACCGTTGCAGTGGACAGCTTAGGGACGTCTGTCCATCAAACAGGTCCCGCCAAGTGGAAAGAGATTATTGCCCAGTCGGCTTAA
- the cls gene encoding cardiolipin synthase yields the protein MTSWLLGTGIMLIHVLGIVSAIMALMSSRTSQGAVAWIISLLTFPYVALPAYWFFGRPRFYGYVSARGARDNVLRRVLARYRNNVKPHVALPKNADIHAVEQLAMMPLTKGNSAELLIDGKATFESLFAGIDNAQHYLLLQFFIVRDDELGRRLQSHLIRAAQRGVRVYFLYDEVGSRNLSQGYFKDLTKEGVEAKAFRSSRGFKHRFQLNFRNHRKIMVTDGKKGWIGGFNVGVEYLGEDPRHGAWRDTHLALQGPSVLGLQEAFWEDWHWATNEVITLNWHAEIHPQEDHQVVIVPSGPADKQDTASLLIQQLIHSANERLWVTSPYFVPDQGVQDALRLAAMRGLDVRVMIPERPDHLLVFLSAFSFLPDMLRAGVKIYRYLPGFLHQKVILIDNEAATVGTINLDNRSFRLNFEITAFIPSPSFAAQVSAMLEEDFAHCRRVTMDEINQRPMWKKVISRAAYLTAPIQ from the coding sequence ATGACCTCATGGTTATTAGGGACAGGCATAATGCTGATACACGTGCTCGGCATCGTGTCAGCAATAATGGCACTTATGTCTAGCCGCACTTCTCAAGGGGCAGTTGCATGGATCATTTCATTGCTTACCTTTCCTTATGTGGCTTTGCCAGCTTATTGGTTTTTCGGGCGTCCACGGTTTTACGGCTACGTATCGGCACGGGGCGCCCGCGATAATGTATTGAGGCGTGTACTAGCGCGTTATCGTAATAATGTTAAGCCCCATGTTGCTTTGCCAAAGAATGCTGATATACACGCAGTGGAACAGCTGGCAATGATGCCTTTAACCAAAGGCAATAGTGCAGAGCTTTTAATTGATGGAAAGGCCACCTTCGAAAGCCTCTTTGCAGGAATAGATAATGCACAACACTATTTGCTGCTACAGTTTTTTATCGTTCGTGACGATGAGTTGGGGCGGCGTTTGCAGAGTCATTTAATTCGAGCGGCACAGCGGGGTGTGCGTGTTTACTTTCTTTATGATGAAGTGGGTAGCCGAAATCTCAGCCAGGGATATTTCAAGGATCTGACAAAAGAGGGCGTTGAAGCTAAAGCTTTTCGTTCTTCTCGTGGCTTTAAGCATCGTTTCCAACTGAACTTCCGTAACCATCGAAAAATCATGGTAACCGATGGCAAAAAAGGCTGGATTGGTGGTTTTAACGTTGGGGTAGAGTACCTAGGTGAGGATCCTCGTCATGGTGCGTGGCGTGATACCCACTTAGCTCTTCAAGGACCAAGTGTGTTAGGCCTACAAGAGGCTTTTTGGGAAGATTGGCACTGGGCAACGAATGAGGTAATAACGCTTAATTGGCATGCGGAAATACATCCCCAGGAAGATCATCAGGTAGTTATTGTTCCCTCAGGGCCTGCTGATAAACAGGACACGGCCAGCCTATTAATTCAGCAGCTAATTCATAGCGCGAATGAGAGATTGTGGGTTACTAGTCCCTATTTTGTGCCGGACCAAGGTGTGCAAGATGCGCTTCGTCTAGCAGCTATGCGTGGGCTTGACGTGCGGGTAATGATCCCTGAACGGCCAGATCACTTGCTGGTGTTCTTGTCCGCATTTTCATTTTTGCCTGATATGTTGAGAGCTGGAGTAAAAATATACCGTTACCTTCCTGGTTTTCTACATCAAAAAGTCATTTTAATCGACAATGAGGCAGCAACCGTCGGTACAATCAACTTGGATAATCGCTCGTTTCGACTCAATTTCGAAATAACTGCTTTCATTCCCAGCCCATCCTTTGCTGCTCAAGTGAGCGCTATGCTGGAAGAGGATTTTGCGCACTGCCGACGCGTTACGATGGATGAAATAAACCAACGACCTATGTGGAAAAAGGTCATATCACGGGCTGCTTACTTGACCGCGCCAATCCAGTAA
- a CDS encoding bifunctional nicotinamide-nucleotide adenylyltransferase/Nudix hydroxylase translates to MTSDAVRSAPAYDFDCLVFIGRFQPPHLGHIAIINEALKQARQVIVLAGSAWQARSLRNPWHFDERQSMIRSVFDDSDNQRLEITPLLDALYNDDVWVRDVQRKVRDLATPANARLPRIGLIGASRGQSSYYLSLFPQWESVSVPLVEGISASQIRERLFRSSGSSDDYLSTGAYHDLPPGVVKRVANFCRGDAYHQLLEEQQLLDQYRNAWAQAPYPPIFVTVSAVVVQSGHVLLVRRTAAPGKGLFALPGGFINPHERLLDACLRELRERLRLKVPEPVLKGSLRGQRLFDEPHRSWRGRTLAEAFYFALRPDQQLPRIKPVKGGDHARWVALADLEPESLFEDHFFIIQNFLGLPADLSGF, encoded by the coding sequence ATGACCTCGGATGCTGTTCGATCTGCTCCAGCCTACGACTTTGACTGTTTAGTATTTATAGGCCGCTTTCAGCCTCCTCATTTGGGCCATATCGCCATCATTAATGAGGCACTAAAGCAAGCTAGGCAAGTCATCGTTCTGGCGGGTTCAGCTTGGCAGGCACGCTCATTGAGGAACCCATGGCATTTTGACGAGCGCCAATCGATGATTCGCTCGGTGTTTGATGACAGCGACAACCAGCGCCTTGAAATAACCCCCTTACTGGACGCACTCTACAACGATGACGTATGGGTTAGAGATGTTCAGCGCAAAGTCCGTGATTTGGCTACACCCGCTAATGCTCGACTGCCCCGCATTGGTTTAATCGGCGCAAGCCGTGGTCAATCCAGCTACTACCTATCGCTCTTCCCACAGTGGGAGTCTGTCAGCGTACCGCTTGTAGAAGGCATTTCGGCAAGCCAGATACGTGAGCGCCTGTTTCGCTCATCAGGCTCGTCTGATGACTACCTTAGCACTGGCGCTTATCACGACTTACCTCCGGGCGTGGTTAAACGAGTAGCCAATTTTTGCCGGGGCGATGCCTATCATCAACTGTTAGAAGAGCAACAACTTTTAGACCAATATCGCAACGCTTGGGCTCAGGCGCCCTACCCACCCATTTTCGTCACTGTTAGTGCAGTAGTGGTGCAATCCGGGCACGTTTTATTGGTAAGACGGACGGCCGCTCCCGGTAAGGGCTTATTTGCACTACCGGGAGGGTTTATTAATCCTCACGAGCGTTTGCTGGACGCCTGTTTGAGAGAATTGCGGGAACGGTTACGGCTGAAAGTGCCGGAGCCCGTTTTAAAAGGATCACTGCGCGGCCAGCGCTTGTTCGATGAGCCACACCGCAGCTGGCGGGGACGGACGCTGGCTGAGGCGTTTTATTTCGCTTTACGCCCAGACCAGCAACTCCCTCGCATTAAACCAGTTAAAGGAGGGGACCATGCGCGCTGGGTGGCGCTAGCCGATTTAGAGCCTGAGAGTTTATTTGAAGACCATTTTTTTATTATCCAGAATTTTTTGGGTTTACCAGCTGATCTCAGTGGCTTCTAG